The sequence below is a genomic window from Variovorax paradoxus B4.
CGTACTCGACGGCGCTTGGCACCAGCCTCGCGGCCGCGGGCGCCCGCCACGTCGAAGCACCGGTCTCGGGCTCCAGGCAGCCCGCCGAAACGGCGCAGCTCGTGATCCTGGCGTCGGCCGCCGAACAGGAGCACATCGACCACGTGCAGCCACTGTTCGATGCGATCGGAAAGAAGACCGTTCGCTGCGGCCCGGTCCCCATGGCCATGCGCATGAAGCTGGCCAATCAGCTCTTGCTGATCGCCTGCTTCGAGGCGATTTCCGAGGCGACCCACTTCGCTGCAGGCATCGGCCTCGACGTGCAGCAGTTTCTCGACATGGCGCAGGCCGGCCCCTTGGCCAACGACGTGCTGCGCTCGAAAGTCGCCAAGCTCGTGTCGAACGACTTTGCCCAGCAGGCCCCGATCCGCCACGTGGCCAAGGACATTGGGCTGGTTTGCGACGAGGCCGAGCAACGCGGCGTGTGGCTTCCGATTGCCACGGCCAACCGTTCGCTGTTTGCAGAAGCCATGCAGGCCGGGCAATCGCAGGACGACGCCATCGGCATCATCAAGATCCTGCGCAGGGGCAGGTAGCCATGTCCGCAGCTTCTTCCACCACACTCGCGGGATCCGCGGGGCGGCAGTCGCTGGCCGCGGGCGTGCTGTGCGGCCTTGCGGTCGCGCTGATCTGGTCGAGCTGGTCGGTGGCCACGCGGTTCGCCGTGACCACCACTCTGGGGCCGCATGACGTGACGTTTCTTCGCTTCGGTGTTTCGGCCCTGCTCCTGTGGCCCATCCTGGCTCGAAAGGGCCTTGGCCTCGCACAGATCGGCGTCGTGCGGCTGCTGGTGATGGTGCTGGGCGCGGGAGTGCCTTTCATGATGCTCGGTTCGGTGGGCATGCGCTTCGCACCCGCATCGCATGTCGCCACGCTCATGATCGGAACGATGCCGATCTGGGTGGCGCTGTTGTCCGGCGTTCTGTTCGGCGAAAAGTTCAGCCGCCAGCAACTTGGCGGCATGGCGGTCGTCCTCGCCGGTGTGCTCTGCATCGGCGGCTATGCGCTCCTTGCCAACCGCGCGGCGGGCGAGTGGCGGGGCGATCTGCTGTTCCTGCTGGCAGGCCTGTGCTTTGCAAGCTTCACCATTGCGCAGCGCCGCTCCGGCATCAGTCCCTGGCACGCCACCGCGCTGGTGAACGTGTGCTCCGCCGTGCTGTTCGCACCGATCTACTTCTTCTGGTTCACCCCGAACATCTTCACTGCGCCGCCGGCGGCTGTCGGGTTCCAGGTGATCGCGCAAGGCATTCTGGTCGCGATCCTCGGGATGTACTTCTACACCGAGGCCGTGCGCCGGCTCGGTGCTTCCAGGGCGGCCATTTTCGGTGCCCTCGCGCCGGCGCTCGCTGCGTTGATCGGTGTGCTGTTTCTCAAGGAAATCCCGGCTGCGCTCACCATGGCCGGGATCGCTCTGGTGATGGGCGGGGTCGCACTGGTGGTAACAGGAGCGCGCGCCAAGCCGAGGTGAGCAGGCGGTGCACAACGCGTGCGGAACATTTCAAGCCGGCATGTCGGTACGCGGCAATCGCAAGTGCTTCTTCAGCGTCTCGAACACCTGCCGCGTGACCGGGTTCACCACGTGGCTGCGCACGTACAGGTAGTACGCCAGGTCGGGCAGGCGCGGCATGCCGTCGCCGGCACCCAGCACGCGCAGGCCTGCGTCGAGCTGTTCCACGCCGCGCGCCGTCACGCCGAGGCCCGCGCGCAACGCGGCCTTGATGCCGATCAGGCTCGACGAGGTGTAGCGCGGCGTCCAGGCCACGCCCGCGGCGTCGAGCGCCTCGTGGCCGATGCGGCGGAAGATGCTCGGGCCATCCGCCATGATCAGCGGCACCGGCTTGGCCGGGTCGTGCACGTAGCTGGCCGCGCAGAGCCACACGGTCGGCGAATTGCGCAGCACCACGCCATCGAACTGCGGATCGGCGCGGTTCGAGATGATCATGTCGACCTCGCCGCTCTTGAGCGAGGTCATCAGGTAGGGGCTGCGGCCGATGTGGATGTCCAGCTGCAGCAGCGGCGAGGTGCGCGCCACCTCGGTCAGCAGCAGCGGCAGCATGGTCTCGGCCACGTCGTGCGGCGCGCCGATGCGCAGGTTGCCTTCGAGTTCGCCCTGCCGGAGGCTCCGCAGCGCCTCGTCGTTGAGCGCGAGCAGGTGGTGCGCATAGGTCAGGAGCCGCTCGCCATGTTCGGTGAGCCGCTTCTGCCGGCCCTGCTTGGCGAACAGCGCGTGGCCCACCTGCTCTTCGAGCCGCTGCA
It includes:
- a CDS encoding NAD(P)-dependent oxidoreductase, whose product is MKIGLIGAGVMGEPMAKNLKKAGHSVTVYNRTPARCDVLRPLGIEVADTPGQVFAASEAIIIMVPSHLEVDQVLERSPEGAIAAPVNGRTIVLMATVAPAYSTALGTSLAAAGARHVEAPVSGSRQPAETAQLVILASAAEQEHIDHVQPLFDAIGKKTVRCGPVPMAMRMKLANQLLLIACFEAISEATHFAAGIGLDVQQFLDMAQAGPLANDVLRSKVAKLVSNDFAQQAPIRHVAKDIGLVCDEAEQRGVWLPIATANRSLFAEAMQAGQSQDDAIGIIKILRRGR
- a CDS encoding DMT family transporter; amino-acid sequence: MSAASSTTLAGSAGRQSLAAGVLCGLAVALIWSSWSVATRFAVTTTLGPHDVTFLRFGVSALLLWPILARKGLGLAQIGVVRLLVMVLGAGVPFMMLGSVGMRFAPASHVATLMIGTMPIWVALLSGVLFGEKFSRQQLGGMAVVLAGVLCIGGYALLANRAAGEWRGDLLFLLAGLCFASFTIAQRRSGISPWHATALVNVCSAVLFAPIYFFWFTPNIFTAPPAAVGFQVIAQGILVAILGMYFYTEAVRRLGASRAAIFGALAPALAALIGVLFLKEIPAALTMAGIALVMGGVALVVTGARAKPR
- a CDS encoding LysR substrate-binding domain-containing protein, whose product is MSTLDLELLRSFAAVVSHHSFAAAAVHLGRTQSAITQQMQRLEEQVGHALFAKQGRQKRLTEHGERLLTYAHHLLALNDEALRSLRQGELEGNLRIGAPHDVAETMLPLLLTEVARTSPLLQLDIHIGRSPYLMTSLKSGEVDMIISNRADPQFDGVVLRNSPTVWLCAASYVHDPAKPVPLIMADGPSIFRRIGHEALDAAGVAWTPRYTSSSLIGIKAALRAGLGVTARGVEQLDAGLRVLGAGDGMPRLPDLAYYLYVRSHVVNPVTRQVFETLKKHLRLPRTDMPA